The window GAGGAGACCACGAACAAGCTGGTCCGGGCACTGTGGGGCGGCGACCGTCAGCTGCCCCGGGCCGGGGCACGCTGATGACCGTACGTTCCGTCTGGTGGGCCGCCGCGATCCCCGGAGCCGAGGCGCCGTTCGACACCGCGCATCTGCGGGTCTTCTACCCGTCCAAGCCGACCGGCTCGGACGCGGAACGGCTGTCCGGAGTGTTCCCGGCCGACCCGGCGCGGGCACCGTATCCGGTCGTGATCATCGTCTCCGGGGTGAACGTCGGCCAGGAGGCGTACCGGTGGCTGGCCGTCGAACTCGCCTCGCGTGGTCATGTCGCGGTCACCTACGACTGGGTCGGTGAGCTGTTCGGCGGGCTGAAGGGCATCACCCCGGGGGTCGAGTTGGCCGCCGCGAAGCCGGACGCCTACGGGACCCGGGCCACCACCCCGTCGGTGCCGGTGGTGATCGACGCGCTGCGCACGATCACCGGCCCGGTCGAGGGCCTGCTGGATCTCGACAACGTGGCGCTGATCGGGCACTCCGCCGGCGGCACCGTGATCCTGCAGAGCGCCCGGTTCTTCCCCGAGGTCAAGGCGGTCGCCGCCTACGGCACCCACACCATGGTCGCGACCATGCTGGGCTGGCCGGCCGGAACCGTGCTGCCAGCTCAGGTGGACTGCCCGGTGCTGCTGATGAACGGCGAGAACGACGGCGTGATCAACGGCTCGGCAGACCGGTACGGCGAGGACGCGGCCACCCGCAGGGACCCGATCAGCCGGACCTTCGACGAGGCGCTGCCCAACGCGGACGGCGCGAACGTGCAGGTCACCTTCGCCGGGGCGAACCATTTCGGGATCGTGCACCCGGTGGACGACACCGCGGCCCGCGCGTTCCTCGACCTCGACGCGACCACCGATCCCGCGGCCACCCGGGCCGCTTTCGTGGACGTCACCGCGGCGTTCCTCGACACCCATCTGCGCGGAGCGGATTCCGACGCACTGCACCAAGCCCTGAAAAATCCTTACATCGCCGGAATGCGGCGGAGGTAGCAGCCATGCTCAAGAACTTCTGGTACGCGGTGGAGTTCTCCGACAAGGTCACCACCAAACCGGCCCGGCTCACCGTGCTCGGGCAGTATCTCGTCGTCTACCGCACGCCCAAGCAGGGCCGGGTGGTGGCGCTGAGCGACCTGTGCGTGCACCGGGGCGCCGCGCTGTCCGGTGGCTGGCTCAACGACGACAAGATCGTCTGCCCGTACCACGGTTGGGAGTACGAGCCGGACGGCGCCTGCTCGAAGATTCCGGCGAACCTGCCGGGGCGGGGCATCCCGAAGAAGGCACGCGTCGACTCGTACCCCGTACAAGAAAAGTATGGTTTTGTCTGGGTCTTCATGGGTGATCTTCCGGAGGAAGAGCGTCCGCCGATGCCGGTGTGGCCGGAATTCGACGACCTGGTGGAGAACGGTGGCAAGTTCCGCACGGTGACTGGCGAGTTCCTGTGGAAGGCCAACTACGAGCGGATCCTGGAGAACGGCTGCGACATCGCGCACGCGCCGTTCGTGCACGCCGGCCGGTTCGGCAACCCGGACATGCCGCAGGTTCCCGACTACGAGGTCGAGCACCCGGACGAGTGGTCGGCGTTCGCGACCGTCGACCTGCACCCGCCGAAGCCGTCCGGCCTGTGGGGCAAGTTCGGTCGCCTGCTCGGCAACGACCTGAAGAAGAGGCCGCCGGTCACCACGTCGGCCGGGTGGATGCTGCCCAACATGATCAAGCTGCACGTGCGGCTGCCGATCGGTGACATGGTCATCTACGACACCAACATCCCGATCGACGAGACGACCACGCTGGTCAAGTGGGTCGCGCTGCGCACGTTCTTCACCGGCAAGTGGGCCGACAAGGACGCCGTCAACCGGACGATGCGCATCTTCTACGAGGACGCCGCGGTGGTCGACAAGGTCCGGCCCGAGCTGCTGCCGTTCGACCTCGGCGCCGAACTGCACATCAAGAGCGACATCATCGCGGTCGAGTACCGCCGTCGCCGCCAGGAGCTCGCCGACAAGGGCTGGCTGCTCAGCGAGGACGACTTCATCACCGGTGACGTGCCCCGCCGGACCGCGACCGTCATCCCGTCACCCGCGCGCCGGGAGAGCCCGGAACTGTCCCGCGCCTGGGTGCACAAGGCCCGCGGCGAACACCCGACCGTCGCCGCCTCCCGCCTGATGGACCCTTCACCAGAGGATGAGACCCCGTGAGCCTGCCCGCAGCACTCTCCGACACCACGCTCGACAAGATCCTCAGCAGC of the Actinoplanes sichuanensis genome contains:
- a CDS encoding alpha/beta hydrolase family protein; its protein translation is MTVRSVWWAAAIPGAEAPFDTAHLRVFYPSKPTGSDAERLSGVFPADPARAPYPVVIIVSGVNVGQEAYRWLAVELASRGHVAVTYDWVGELFGGLKGITPGVELAAAKPDAYGTRATTPSVPVVIDALRTITGPVEGLLDLDNVALIGHSAGGTVILQSARFFPEVKAVAAYGTHTMVATMLGWPAGTVLPAQVDCPVLLMNGENDGVINGSADRYGEDAATRRDPISRTFDEALPNADGANVQVTFAGANHFGIVHPVDDTAARAFLDLDATTDPAATRAAFVDVTAAFLDTHLRGADSDALHQALKNPYIAGMRRR
- a CDS encoding aromatic ring-hydroxylating dioxygenase subunit alpha; its protein translation is MLKNFWYAVEFSDKVTTKPARLTVLGQYLVVYRTPKQGRVVALSDLCVHRGAALSGGWLNDDKIVCPYHGWEYEPDGACSKIPANLPGRGIPKKARVDSYPVQEKYGFVWVFMGDLPEEERPPMPVWPEFDDLVENGGKFRTVTGEFLWKANYERILENGCDIAHAPFVHAGRFGNPDMPQVPDYEVEHPDEWSAFATVDLHPPKPSGLWGKFGRLLGNDLKKRPPVTTSAGWMLPNMIKLHVRLPIGDMVIYDTNIPIDETTTLVKWVALRTFFTGKWADKDAVNRTMRIFYEDAAVVDKVRPELLPFDLGAELHIKSDIIAVEYRRRRQELADKGWLLSEDDFITGDVPRRTATVIPSPARRESPELSRAWVHKARGEHPTVAASRLMDPSPEDETP